One window from the genome of Leptospira ryugenii encodes:
- a CDS encoding bile acid:sodium symporter family protein, with protein sequence MNIDEVRLNFNKDSILLINLLIGFIMYSVSLDLRWKDFVNLFRNPKPALIGLISQYLLLPLTTSLIILIWKPHPSLALGMILVAACPGGNMSNFFTLLAKGNLALSVSLTAITSTLAFVMTPISFLFFGSINPITKDFLKEIALNPSDLFTSVAMLLLLPLALGLCSSHYFPNLIQRVKSWLQRISLLFLAFFIVGALLANFRYFIDYILILFGLVFFMNAAGLFVGYYWSSLFSLPVKDRRTISIETGIQNSSLGLALVFLFFDGQGGMALISAWWGIWHLISGATISYIWSKKSAEANS encoded by the coding sequence ATGAACATAGATGAAGTTAGATTAAACTTTAATAAAGACTCAATTCTATTGATCAATCTTTTGATAGGATTTATTATGTATTCGGTATCATTGGATTTGCGTTGGAAAGATTTTGTAAACCTGTTCCGAAATCCGAAGCCAGCTCTAATCGGATTGATTAGCCAATATTTACTTTTGCCGCTAACGACCTCACTTATCATACTTATATGGAAACCTCATCCCAGTTTAGCATTGGGAATGATTTTGGTAGCGGCATGTCCAGGTGGTAACATGTCAAATTTTTTTACTTTATTGGCAAAAGGAAATCTTGCACTATCGGTAAGTCTGACTGCAATCACTTCTACTTTGGCATTTGTCATGACACCTATTAGTTTTCTATTCTTCGGTAGCATCAATCCAATTACGAAAGATTTTTTAAAAGAAATCGCTCTCAATCCATCCGATTTGTTTACTTCGGTGGCGATGTTACTTCTTCTCCCTTTAGCACTAGGACTTTGCAGTAGCCATTACTTTCCCAATTTGATCCAAAGGGTAAAATCTTGGTTACAGAGGATATCTTTATTATTCTTAGCCTTTTTCATAGTTGGTGCCCTATTGGCAAACTTTCGCTACTTCATTGATTATATTCTTATTCTATTTGGATTGGTATTTTTTATGAATGCGGCTGGATTGTTTGTTGGTTACTATTGGTCCTCTCTATTTTCACTTCCAGTCAAAGATAGACGCACGATTTCAATCGAAACGGGAATTCAAAATTCAAGTTTGGGTTTAGCACTTGTTTTTTTATTCTTTGATGGACAAGGTGGCATGGCTCTTATCTCTGCTTGGTGGGGGATCTGGCACCTTATCTCAGGTGCCACCATCTCTTATATTTGGTCAAAAAAGTCTGCGGAAGCAAACTCTTAA
- a CDS encoding potassium-transporting ATPase subunit C codes for MKVNHPVSDWQIGIRFIFVSLAILAGLYPLLVTGFAILIFPIEAKGSLLEKNGNIVGSRLFAQNFSSSGLFKARPSAGDYNGLPSAASQSFRTSLDWRSKVEERKVNLMKSGIDPILCEELLYSSGSGLDPHITLECAREQARVLGVSKDKVDQIQMLINNHIEEKKWHSFGRTIVNVNSLNFELLKGGYER; via the coding sequence ATGAAAGTTAATCACCCAGTTTCAGATTGGCAAATCGGTATTCGATTTATTTTTGTTAGTTTAGCTATTTTGGCAGGATTATATCCACTTCTAGTCACTGGTTTTGCAATCCTCATTTTCCCGATTGAGGCAAAAGGTAGCCTACTCGAAAAGAATGGGAACATCGTAGGTTCTCGATTGTTTGCGCAAAACTTCTCTTCTAGCGGTTTATTTAAGGCAAGACCGAGTGCAGGTGATTACAATGGCCTCCCGAGTGCGGCCTCCCAAAGCTTTCGAACTAGTCTTGATTGGAGATCCAAAGTAGAAGAAAGAAAAGTGAATCTTATGAAAAGCGGTATAGATCCAATCCTATGTGAAGAACTTTTGTATTCTTCAGGTTCTGGCCTTGATCCTCACATAACATTAGAATGTGCTCGAGAACAAGCCCGAGTGTTGGGAGTCTCGAAAGATAAAGTAGATCAAATTCAAATGCTCATAAATAATCACATAGAGGAAAAAAAGTGGCATTCCTTTGGGAGAACCATTGTAAATGTCAACAGCTTAAATTTTGAGCTTTTGAAAGGTGGATATGAGCGATAG
- a CDS encoding TauD/TfdA family dioxygenase → MNSVFRKVSLHGEQTSPNELPMVYEGSPGSDPKLLIDWMQQNKSEWTKDLNNSGAILFRNFSFSSPKEFQEFLLSTKEPLGEFYLGTSPRDQIVQYVFTASELPPHYPIMQHAEMSFLDNPPKYLFFFAERASERDGETPITDLRTIWEEMPNEIRDKVLKHGIKYRRRYDGPAQKKRYSLWKTKRWDEMFGTVDKTEVKKISDQNRFQLHWQGDDQLTIVNHQDGIRQHPTTKTTAWHNHSQTFHFQAAVSEVWSIFKRQKSIRSFSVALLLTILTGIKRLLGPESHDVHVTYGNGEEISTKDMKLISNLFWKHMKIFSWRTGDILMIDNYSVSHGRLPFKGPRRILVGWANS, encoded by the coding sequence ATGAACAGTGTATTTAGAAAGGTTTCTTTGCATGGGGAGCAAACAAGTCCCAATGAGCTTCCTATGGTGTATGAAGGCTCTCCTGGCTCGGATCCCAAGCTACTCATTGATTGGATGCAACAGAATAAATCTGAATGGACTAAGGATCTAAACAATTCTGGTGCAATTCTATTTCGCAATTTTTCTTTTTCTAGTCCAAAAGAATTCCAAGAGTTTCTTCTCTCCACCAAAGAGCCTTTAGGTGAATTTTATCTTGGCACTTCACCAAGAGACCAAATTGTTCAATACGTTTTTACGGCAAGCGAACTGCCTCCTCATTATCCCATCATGCAACATGCGGAAATGAGTTTTTTAGACAATCCACCTAAGTATTTATTCTTTTTTGCAGAAAGAGCTTCGGAAAGAGATGGCGAAACACCTATAACAGACTTGAGAACTATTTGGGAGGAAATGCCAAATGAAATCCGAGATAAGGTACTCAAACATGGGATCAAATATAGGAGAAGGTATGATGGTCCAGCTCAGAAAAAACGATACTCGCTATGGAAGACAAAAAGATGGGACGAGATGTTTGGGACAGTAGATAAAACGGAAGTAAAAAAAATCTCTGATCAAAATCGATTTCAATTGCACTGGCAAGGTGATGACCAATTAACAATTGTAAACCATCAAGACGGTATACGCCAGCATCCTACTACCAAAACTACAGCTTGGCATAACCATAGCCAAACATTTCACTTCCAAGCAGCTGTCTCTGAAGTTTGGAGTATATTCAAAAGACAAAAAAGCATACGTTCTTTTTCTGTTGCTTTACTTTTGACGATTTTGACAGGAATAAAACGTCTTTTGGGTCCAGAATCCCATGATGTTCACGTCACATATGGCAATGGGGAAGAAATAAGTACAAAAGATATGAAACTCATTTCCAATTTATTTTGGAAACATATGAAGATCTTCTCATGGAGAACAGGTGATATTTTGATGATAGACAACTATTCGGTTTCTCATGGTCGGCTTCCTTTCAAGGGGCCTCGAAGAATATTAGTAGGCTGGGCAAACTCATGA
- the kdpA gene encoding potassium-transporting ATPase subunit KdpA: MADFGYLIFYFFLLFLLSPLYGYFMAFVFKKESIWGERKVFSYLFSGSPMGQSANEYLRSLLVFHGLGGIILFGILMFQDRLPLNPLHLNGLSWHLALNTTISFITNTNWQAYSGESQLSYFSQTLGLAPQNFYSAAVGISVLCFVGRGLSSSQTNEFGNFWVDLYRATFYILLPLSILLALVLVSQGVVQSFDAPIQSIGLDGFKQTIPLGPAASQISIKQLGTNGGGFFGVNSAHPFENPTAISNFLESFSILFLPAASIFLFGKLVGSFKHAWVIFFVMLTFLFIGYAIVYSSEVNTAGIWEGKETRFSWIESTFWMSATTAASNGSVNAMHDSFSPLAGSIALFQMMIGEVIFGGVGTGMYGMFLFIVLTVFLSGLMTGRTPELFGKKIGSFEMKWTLFGILAPSVCILIGSAISTFFESGYSAKGPHALSQILYAYSSASGNNGSAFAGFAADSIWGNLSLGVCMLVGRFSVIASSIYVAASLGKKITAKSTEGSFRTDTILFGILLFSILILVCGLTFFPFLTLGPILEHFLLGAGKFF, translated from the coding sequence ATGGCTGATTTCGGTTATTTAATCTTTTATTTTTTTCTCCTCTTCCTTTTGTCACCACTATACGGATATTTTATGGCATTCGTTTTCAAAAAGGAATCTATTTGGGGAGAAAGAAAGGTGTTTTCCTATCTATTTTCTGGTAGTCCTATGGGACAATCAGCCAATGAATACCTTCGTTCTCTACTGGTCTTTCATGGATTAGGTGGCATCATCTTATTTGGAATTCTAATGTTCCAAGATCGGCTACCCTTAAATCCGCTCCATTTAAATGGACTTTCCTGGCACCTCGCCTTGAATACGACGATTTCATTTATAACAAATACCAACTGGCAAGCTTATTCAGGTGAGAGCCAACTTTCCTATTTTTCACAAACTTTAGGACTCGCCCCACAAAACTTTTATAGTGCCGCAGTCGGTATTTCAGTTCTCTGTTTTGTGGGAAGAGGATTGAGTAGTTCCCAAACAAACGAGTTCGGAAACTTTTGGGTAGACTTATATAGAGCAACTTTCTATATTTTATTGCCTCTCTCGATACTCCTTGCTTTGGTTCTAGTTTCACAAGGAGTTGTTCAGTCTTTTGATGCTCCCATTCAGTCGATAGGTTTGGATGGTTTTAAACAAACAATTCCTTTAGGGCCGGCGGCCTCTCAAATTTCGATCAAACAATTGGGAACAAATGGCGGAGGTTTTTTTGGTGTCAATAGTGCTCATCCGTTCGAGAATCCCACTGCAATTTCAAATTTTTTAGAATCATTTTCCATTCTATTTTTGCCTGCGGCATCCATTTTTCTTTTTGGTAAGTTAGTTGGCTCATTTAAACATGCATGGGTTATTTTTTTTGTTATGCTCACTTTTCTTTTCATCGGATACGCAATTGTCTATAGCAGCGAAGTCAATACAGCAGGAATATGGGAAGGGAAAGAAACTAGATTTAGCTGGATCGAATCAACTTTTTGGATGAGTGCAACGACTGCAGCTTCCAATGGATCTGTGAACGCAATGCACGATAGTTTTTCTCCGTTAGCTGGATCGATTGCCTTATTTCAAATGATGATTGGTGAGGTTATCTTTGGAGGAGTTGGGACTGGAATGTATGGAATGTTTCTTTTTATAGTTCTTACAGTCTTTCTCTCGGGACTTATGACAGGAAGAACACCTGAACTATTTGGAAAAAAAATAGGAAGCTTTGAAATGAAGTGGACTCTCTTCGGCATACTTGCCCCAAGTGTATGCATTTTGATTGGGTCTGCCATTTCAACCTTTTTTGAATCTGGCTATTCTGCGAAAGGTCCTCATGCACTCTCACAAATTTTGTATGCCTATTCTTCTGCATCCGGAAATAATGGATCTGCCTTTGCCGGATTTGCTGCAGATTCAATCTGGGGAAATCTCTCTCTCGGAGTTTGTATGTTAGTTGGCAGGTTCAGTGTCATAGCCTCTTCTATATATGTAGCAGCCTCTTTAGGTAAAAAAATTACTGCAAAAAGTACAGAAGGAAGTTTTCGAACAGATACAATTTTGTTTGGAATACTTTTGTTTTCCATTTTGATACTTGTCTGTGGTTTGACATTTTTCCCCTTCCTAACATTGGGTCCGATACTCGAGCATTTTCTACTTGGTGCAGGTAAATTTTTTTAG
- a CDS encoding phytoene desaturase family protein — translation MKFEEVDSQYDVICIGSGMGSLTVASLLAQFENKKILVIERHFQAGGFTHAFSRKNRFHWDVGIHYIGDMQTGGFSRTLMDTITHKGVDWQRMAEPFEKFVYPNRTFELFGDPQRFQTDLIAAFPKEETAITQYFADIKKAAALFGKSMMMKSSAPDLSAFQSQLGNSNIVSLKDYLDVNFVDPDLKAILASQWGDYGLPPSKCLFATHAALVVHYLNGGYYPIGGGGNIFKSIKPLIEEKSGQILDTTEVKEILIQNKQTIGVRAQFLRGKQPIREFYAPIVVSGIGAWNTYNSLVPESEPIQFREALRSFYKREKMATSICVYLGLSESPAKFGFAGENHWIFASNDHEKNFASRNDWIFSESPIGNLYLSFPSLKDPLAEHHTADVITFCDASLFDPWKEQIWKKRGEDYEALKERIARKAIQTLETRFPGFEKIIEYVEVSTALTNQHFTGHPDGAIYGLACVPERYDKAKSPWFEVETPIKGLYLTGVDAGGSPGIAGAMMGGLASTLKILGNKNLLKRILKE, via the coding sequence ATGAAATTTGAAGAAGTAGATTCACAATATGATGTTATCTGTATAGGCTCCGGTATGGGTTCCTTAACAGTCGCCAGTTTACTTGCACAATTCGAAAACAAAAAAATTTTGGTGATCGAGCGGCACTTCCAGGCAGGTGGGTTCACGCATGCTTTCTCTCGGAAGAATCGATTTCACTGGGATGTAGGTATCCATTATATCGGTGATATGCAGACGGGCGGATTCAGTAGGACCCTTATGGATACTATTACACATAAGGGAGTCGATTGGCAAAGGATGGCGGAACCATTTGAGAAATTTGTTTATCCCAACCGCACATTCGAACTCTTCGGAGATCCTCAACGTTTCCAAACAGACCTGATTGCAGCATTCCCAAAAGAAGAAACAGCAATCACTCAATACTTTGCAGATATAAAGAAAGCAGCCGCCCTATTTGGTAAATCAATGATGATGAAATCATCGGCACCAGACTTGTCTGCATTTCAATCTCAATTAGGAAATTCGAATATAGTAAGCTTAAAAGATTATTTAGATGTGAATTTTGTAGACCCAGATTTGAAAGCAATTTTGGCATCTCAATGGGGCGACTATGGTTTGCCGCCTTCGAAGTGTTTGTTTGCAACTCATGCAGCCTTAGTGGTGCATTATTTAAATGGTGGTTACTACCCCATCGGAGGTGGGGGGAATATCTTTAAAAGTATAAAACCTCTCATAGAAGAAAAATCTGGCCAAATCCTTGATACAACAGAAGTGAAAGAGATTTTAATTCAAAACAAACAAACAATAGGCGTTCGAGCACAGTTTTTGAGAGGCAAACAACCTATAAGAGAATTTTACGCACCGATAGTAGTCTCAGGCATAGGGGCTTGGAATACCTACAATTCTTTAGTCCCAGAAAGTGAACCTATCCAATTTAGAGAAGCACTCAGGTCTTTTTATAAAAGGGAAAAAATGGCAACTAGTATATGCGTCTATTTAGGACTTTCCGAGAGCCCCGCCAAATTTGGCTTTGCTGGCGAAAATCATTGGATCTTTGCTTCCAATGACCATGAGAAAAATTTTGCAAGCAGGAATGATTGGATTTTTTCCGAAAGCCCTATTGGCAATTTATACCTTTCCTTTCCAAGTCTCAAAGATCCGTTAGCTGAACACCACACAGCAGATGTCATAACATTTTGTGATGCATCTCTTTTTGATCCATGGAAAGAGCAAATTTGGAAAAAAAGAGGGGAAGACTATGAAGCTTTGAAGGAAAGGATTGCAAGGAAAGCAATCCAAACTTTAGAAACTCGTTTTCCTGGATTTGAAAAGATCATTGAATATGTAGAAGTTTCCACTGCGCTTACAAACCAACATTTCACAGGGCACCCAGATGGTGCCATCTATGGTTTAGCTTGTGTCCCAGAGAGATATGACAAAGCCAAATCACCGTGGTTTGAGGTTGAGACACCTATCAAAGGATTGTATCTCACGGGAGTGGACGCCGGAGGTTCCCCTGGAATTGCGGGAGCAATGATGGGTGGCTTGGCTTCGACTCTTAAAATATTAGGAAATAAAAATTTACTAAAGCGAATCTTAAAAGAGTGA
- a CDS encoding NADP-dependent isocitrate dehydrogenase, with protein sequence MAEKNVEQNGTTTISLIKGDGIGPEITDSVLRILEASGANLKFVEVEAGEKVYLSGKTSGIADSAWDVMRKYPILLKGPITTPRGTGYKSLNVTIRKTLGLYANLRPARTYDPFVKTKHPGTDLVIVRENEEDTYAGIEHRQTREVTQCLKLITKPGTEKIVRYAFEFARSNGRKKITCMVKDNIMKITDGLFASVFKQISEEYPEISTESMIIDIGAAHLANNPQRFDVILAPNLYGDILSDIAAEVTGSVGMCGSSNIGDSIAMFEAVHGSAPDIAGKDIANPTALIKAAVLMLVHVGMPEKANLVRNAVLKALEDGYRTADIFTGEANTQKVGTKAFTDAIIKRLGEKPKQLEVRELTRPKTVSLVKPKHLEVKKLVGVDVFIDEYENRNPETLGKKMDGIQNASLHLKMITNRGVKVYPQGQPETFLTDHFRCRFVVNEGKSVQPKDIVDLLSSFIGLGFDVIKTENLYTFDDKPGYSLGQGE encoded by the coding sequence ATGGCAGAAAAAAACGTAGAACAAAATGGGACGACCACCATTTCTCTCATCAAAGGAGATGGGATCGGGCCTGAAATAACGGATTCCGTATTGCGTATATTGGAGGCATCTGGAGCAAATCTCAAATTTGTGGAAGTAGAAGCAGGGGAAAAAGTCTATCTCTCGGGAAAGACCTCCGGGATAGCCGATTCGGCCTGGGATGTCATGAGAAAGTATCCGATTCTTTTGAAAGGTCCGATCACCACTCCCAGAGGGACAGGCTACAAAAGTCTAAATGTTACCATACGAAAGACATTGGGTCTCTATGCAAATTTACGCCCGGCACGGACCTACGACCCCTTCGTAAAAACCAAACATCCTGGTACTGACTTGGTGATTGTTAGAGAAAACGAAGAAGATACGTATGCGGGAATCGAACATAGGCAAACAAGGGAAGTCACGCAGTGTTTGAAGCTCATCACCAAACCAGGAACCGAAAAAATTGTACGCTACGCCTTCGAATTTGCAAGGTCCAATGGAAGGAAGAAAATCACCTGTATGGTAAAAGATAACATCATGAAAATCACGGATGGTCTTTTTGCCTCAGTCTTTAAACAAATCTCAGAAGAGTACCCTGAGATCAGTACAGAAAGTATGATCATTGACATTGGTGCAGCCCATCTTGCGAACAACCCACAAAGATTTGATGTCATTTTGGCTCCCAACCTTTACGGTGATATTTTATCCGACATCGCAGCTGAAGTTACTGGCTCGGTTGGAATGTGTGGATCATCCAATATAGGAGATAGCATCGCAATGTTTGAAGCGGTCCATGGATCCGCACCTGACATTGCAGGAAAAGATATCGCAAATCCGACTGCTTTAATCAAAGCCGCAGTGCTAATGTTAGTCCATGTGGGTATGCCTGAAAAAGCGAATCTGGTTAGGAATGCGGTATTAAAAGCTTTAGAAGATGGATACAGAACCGCAGATATTTTCACAGGAGAAGCAAACACACAAAAGGTGGGAACAAAGGCATTCACCGATGCCATTATCAAACGATTGGGTGAAAAGCCAAAGCAACTCGAAGTGAGAGAATTGACCAGACCAAAAACTGTTTCGTTGGTAAAACCGAAGCATTTGGAGGTAAAGAAGTTAGTTGGAGTTGATGTGTTTATCGACGAATATGAAAATCGCAATCCAGAAACTCTTGGGAAAAAAATGGATGGGATACAAAATGCTTCACTCCATTTAAAAATGATTACAAACCGAGGTGTAAAGGTCTATCCACAGGGACAACCAGAGACCTTCCTGACAGATCACTTTCGGTGTCGGTTTGTTGTAAATGAAGGTAAGTCCGTACAACCAAAGGACATAGTAGATTTGCTATCCAGTTTCATTGGACTCGGCTTTGATGTGATCAAAACCGAAAATCTATACACCTTTGATGATAAACCTGGCTATTCTTTGGGACAAGGGGAATAA
- the kdpB gene encoding potassium-transporting ATPase subunit KdpB, which yields MLKNSSLFSRELLFRSVIYSFQKLLPKYAFSNAVMATVWLGTLILFFQVCYNLFTNKHSNLDLSILVWLILTLLFANFAESYAEGRGKARADSLKKMRISTQAKKVSKIESKEYTAISSSDLKIGDIVFVEAGDLIPCDGDVVFGIATVDESAMTGESAPVIRESGGDRSAVTGGTKVLSDFLYVKVTALPGESFLDKMIAMIEGAVRQKTPNEIALGIVLFTLTFLFAITVVSLIPISEFVGRQMGEKWSLPISVWIALFVCLIPTTISALLSAIGISGMERLVRYNVIAKSGKAVEAAGDIDVLLLDKTGTITLGNREAKNFIAADGVNEETLADAAQLSSLSDETPEGRSIVVLSKQKFAIRERNLNALDVTWIPFSAATRMSGIDIKESGQIVRSIRKGSLDSIEKYIDSLGGSLSPNIKQRADEIAKKGSTPILVAEGDQVLGIVELKDIVKGGLKERFATLRRMGIRTVMITGDNPLTAAAIAAEAGVDDFIAEATPERKMERIREEQSKGSMVAMIGDGTNDAPALAQSDVGVAMNTGTQTAREAGNMIDLDSNPSKLIEIVEIGKQLLMTRGALTTFSIANDVAKYFAIIPAIFPMVGALNLMKLASPETAILSAVIFNAIVIPLLIPLALRGVKYTPKSPDSALLRNVFVYGLGGILFPFFGIKLIDMIIAGVIV from the coding sequence ATGTTGAAAAATTCATCCTTGTTTTCCAGAGAATTACTTTTTAGAAGTGTGATTTATTCCTTTCAAAAATTGTTACCAAAATATGCATTTTCCAATGCCGTGATGGCGACAGTGTGGTTGGGTACACTGATCCTCTTTTTCCAGGTTTGTTACAATCTGTTCACAAATAAGCATAGCAATTTGGATTTATCGATTTTGGTTTGGCTCATCTTGACACTTTTATTTGCTAACTTTGCAGAAAGTTATGCGGAAGGAAGAGGTAAGGCACGTGCGGATAGTTTAAAAAAAATGAGAATATCCACTCAAGCCAAAAAAGTATCCAAGATAGAATCAAAAGAGTATACTGCCATCTCTTCTAGCGATTTAAAAATAGGTGATATAGTATTCGTGGAAGCCGGAGATCTAATACCTTGTGATGGAGATGTTGTATTTGGAATTGCAACAGTTGATGAATCTGCAATGACCGGTGAATCTGCACCTGTTATACGAGAAAGCGGAGGGGATAGATCCGCAGTGACGGGAGGCACAAAAGTACTTTCAGACTTTTTATACGTTAAAGTAACGGCGCTACCTGGAGAGAGTTTTTTGGACAAAATGATTGCAATGATAGAAGGTGCAGTTAGGCAAAAAACGCCGAATGAAATTGCACTTGGCATTGTTCTTTTCACTTTAACATTCCTGTTTGCAATTACGGTCGTTTCGCTCATTCCAATCTCAGAGTTTGTTGGTAGGCAGATGGGTGAGAAATGGAGTTTGCCCATCTCGGTTTGGATTGCATTATTTGTCTGTCTGATACCTACAACAATTTCTGCTCTTTTAAGCGCCATAGGTATATCAGGAATGGAAAGACTTGTACGTTATAATGTAATTGCAAAGAGTGGAAAGGCAGTAGAAGCGGCTGGTGATATCGATGTTTTATTGTTAGATAAAACGGGCACAATTACTCTAGGTAATCGCGAGGCAAAGAATTTCATTGCTGCCGATGGCGTAAATGAAGAAACGCTGGCGGATGCTGCACAACTATCATCCCTTTCGGATGAAACTCCTGAAGGAAGATCCATCGTTGTACTCTCTAAACAAAAGTTTGCGATTCGTGAGAGGAATTTAAATGCCCTCGATGTCACTTGGATACCATTCTCTGCGGCTACAAGAATGAGTGGTATTGATATAAAAGAAAGCGGACAAATTGTTCGATCGATTCGAAAAGGATCTTTGGATTCGATAGAAAAATACATAGATTCTCTGGGAGGAAGTCTCTCCCCAAATATTAAACAAAGGGCGGATGAAATTGCAAAAAAAGGAAGCACTCCTATACTAGTGGCTGAGGGAGACCAGGTTTTGGGTATCGTAGAACTCAAAGATATCGTCAAAGGTGGTTTAAAGGAAAGGTTTGCTACATTGAGAAGAATGGGTATTCGAACAGTCATGATCACAGGAGATAACCCATTAACAGCAGCAGCTATTGCGGCTGAAGCAGGAGTAGATGATTTCATCGCAGAGGCTACACCTGAACGTAAAATGGAACGAATCCGAGAAGAACAAAGTAAAGGTTCTATGGTGGCTATGATAGGTGATGGGACAAATGATGCCCCAGCACTTGCTCAATCGGATGTTGGGGTTGCCATGAATACAGGAACTCAGACGGCAAGGGAGGCAGGTAATATGATCGATTTGGACAGTAATCCAAGTAAATTGATAGAGATTGTTGAAATTGGAAAACAATTATTAATGACAAGAGGTGCCTTAACTACTTTTAGTATCGCAAATGATGTAGCAAAATACTTTGCAATTATCCCAGCAATCTTCCCTATGGTAGGAGCACTCAATCTGATGAAATTGGCAAGTCCTGAAACAGCAATTTTATCAGCTGTGATTTTCAATGCGATTGTGATACCTCTCTTAATTCCTTTGGCTCTTCGAGGTGTGAAATATACACCCAAATCACCGGACTCTGCATTACTTCGAAATGTTTTTGTCTATGGACTTGGAGGTATACTATTTCCTTTTTTTGGAATTAAATTAATCGATATGATTATAGCAGGAGTTATAGTATGA
- a CDS encoding winged helix-turn-helix transcriptional regulator, which yields MTEKKSAKTAKKSIEWTFLSNHSHVLICLNQNPEMLLREVALLVGITERAVQAIVRDLVEAKILKIEKEGRRNKYKIKKEIKLRHPLEAHHNIGELLNLGR from the coding sequence ATGACCGAGAAAAAATCAGCTAAAACTGCAAAAAAAAGTATAGAATGGACCTTCCTTTCGAACCACTCCCACGTACTGATTTGTTTAAACCAAAACCCGGAAATGTTATTGCGCGAGGTGGCACTTCTGGTCGGCATCACCGAACGAGCTGTCCAAGCCATTGTTCGAGATTTGGTAGAGGCAAAGATTCTAAAAATTGAGAAAGAAGGCAGGCGGAATAAATACAAAATCAAAAAAGAAATTAAATTGCGCCACCCTCTAGAAGCACACCACAACATCGGAGAACTCCTAAATTTAGGACGCTAA